In Lactococcus garvieae subsp. garvieae, the following proteins share a genomic window:
- a CDS encoding diacylglycerol kinase, producing MKARLIYNPSSGQEIIKKNVADILDKLETFGYEASAFQTTPEPQSAQNEAARATEAGFDLIVAAGGDGTINEIVSGMSPFDKRPKLAIIPTGTTNDFARALKIPRNKPLAAVEMIGKNQTLNIDVGQVNDAEYFINIAAGGSLTELTYSVPSRLKTAFGYLAYLAKGVDLLPQIRKRKVKVTHDDGVFEGEISMFFAALTNSVGGFEKIAPDAKLDDGLFTLILVKTDNLFELLALISMVIKGSHVDDVNIEYLKSSQIKVEPLTDKKMMINVDGEYGGDAPVTFRNLHGHIEIFVNLDEINNDHYLGDEEEELEAVAQKFTEEAEQLKEEVK from the coding sequence ATGAAAGCAAGATTGATTTACAATCCAAGCAGTGGGCAAGAAATCATTAAAAAAAATGTCGCGGACATTTTGGATAAGTTAGAAACTTTCGGCTATGAAGCCTCTGCTTTTCAGACGACTCCAGAACCACAATCTGCTCAAAACGAAGCTGCACGCGCTACTGAAGCAGGTTTTGATCTCATTGTCGCAGCTGGTGGTGATGGCACCATCAACGAAATAGTAAGTGGTATGTCTCCATTTGATAAAAGGCCTAAATTAGCCATTATCCCCACAGGGACAACCAATGATTTTGCACGCGCACTTAAAATTCCACGGAATAAGCCCTTAGCAGCTGTTGAAATGATCGGTAAGAATCAGACCTTGAATATTGATGTGGGCCAAGTGAATGATGCCGAGTATTTTATTAATATTGCTGCTGGTGGAAGCTTAACAGAGCTGACTTATAGTGTCCCAAGCCGTTTGAAAACAGCTTTTGGTTACTTGGCTTATCTTGCCAAAGGCGTTGATTTGCTGCCACAAATTCGTAAACGCAAAGTCAAGGTTACGCATGACGATGGTGTGTTTGAAGGTGAGATTTCCATGTTCTTTGCGGCATTGACTAACTCTGTTGGAGGATTTGAAAAAATTGCTCCAGATGCCAAACTAGATGATGGGCTCTTTACCCTTATTTTGGTGAAGACAGATAATTTGTTCGAATTACTTGCTTTGATTTCCATGGTGATTAAGGGCAGTCACGTGGATGATGTAAATATTGAATATTTGAAATCAAGCCAAATTAAAGTCGAACCACTCACAGATAAAAAAATGATGATCAATGTGGATGGCGAGTATGGAGGCGATGCTCCAGTAACTTTCAGAAATCTCCATGGTCACATCGAAATTTTTGTCAACCTTGACGAAATTAATAATGATCATTATCTGGGAGATGAGGAAGAAGAACTCGAAGCTGTTGCTCAGAAATTTACTGAGGAAGCGGAACAGCTCAAAGAAGAAGTGAAATAA
- a CDS encoding ABC transporter ATP-binding protein produces the protein MTTLKLDKVYKKYPNATQYSVEDFNLDVKDKEFIVFVGPSGCGKSTTLRMIAGLEDITEGEFTIDGKLMNDVAPKDRDIAMVFQNYALYPHMTVFDNMAFGLKLRKHKKEDIKQRVENAAKILGLTDLLDRKPADMSGGQRQRVAMGRAIVRDAKVFLMDEPLSNLDAKLRVSMRTEIAKIHRRIGATTIYVTHDQTEAMTLADRIVIMSSTPNADKSGTVGRIEQIGTPQELYNEPATKFVAGFIGSPAMNFLNLKIEGNKLIGEGISLTLPEGQHKLLKEKGYSSKEVIMGIRPEDISASILAEEAYPDAQIDAEVTVSELLGAETMLYLKAGDAELVSRVEARDFRQPGEKITVTLNLNKAHFFDKDTEVRITEA, from the coding sequence ATGACAACACTTAAATTAGACAAGGTTTATAAAAAATATCCTAATGCTACACAGTATTCGGTTGAAGATTTTAATTTAGATGTTAAAGACAAAGAATTTATTGTCTTTGTTGGCCCATCAGGTTGCGGGAAATCAACAACTTTACGTATGATTGCCGGACTGGAAGACATCACAGAGGGCGAATTTACCATTGATGGTAAATTGATGAACGATGTTGCCCCTAAAGACCGTGATATAGCCATGGTTTTCCAAAACTATGCCCTTTATCCTCATATGACTGTTTTTGATAATATGGCTTTTGGACTTAAACTGCGTAAGCATAAAAAAGAAGACATTAAGCAACGTGTAGAAAATGCAGCGAAGATTCTTGGGTTGACTGATCTTCTCGATCGTAAACCTGCCGATATGTCTGGTGGACAACGTCAACGTGTGGCTATGGGACGTGCCATCGTTCGGGATGCTAAAGTTTTCCTTATGGATGAGCCTTTGTCAAACTTGGATGCCAAGCTCCGTGTTTCTATGCGTACAGAAATCGCTAAAATTCACCGTCGTATCGGAGCTACAACCATTTATGTCACCCACGACCAAACTGAAGCCATGACGCTCGCAGATCGTATCGTCATTATGAGTTCTACACCGAACGCGGACAAATCAGGAACTGTCGGACGCATTGAACAGATCGGAACACCGCAAGAACTTTACAATGAACCAGCGACAAAATTCGTTGCCGGCTTCATTGGTAGTCCAGCAATGAACTTCTTAAATCTCAAAATTGAAGGCAACAAACTTATCGGTGAAGGCATCAGTTTGACATTGCCAGAAGGCCAGCACAAGCTTCTTAAAGAAAAAGGTTATTCTTCAAAAGAAGTCATCATGGGAATACGTCCAGAAGATATTTCAGCTTCAATCCTTGCAGAGGAAGCTTATCCTGATGCTCAAATCGATGCTGAAGTTACTGTCTCAGAACTTTTGGGTGCTGAAACAATGCTCTATCTTAAGGCAGGAGATGCAGAACTCGTGTCTCGTGTAGAAGCAAGAGACTTCCGTCAGCCTGGCGAAAAAATCACTGTCACACTTAATCTTAATAAAGCACATTTCTTTGATAAAGATACCGAAGTACGTATTACAGAAGCTTAA